A stretch of DNA from Streptomyces rubradiris:
GCTGCGCAACGCCGAGATGGTGCAGTTCGTCACGAACGAAGCCAAGGCGTACGGAATCTCCGTGGGCGACAACGTGTCCGCGGACTTCCGGGTCGCCCACGAGCGCAGCCGCAAGGTGGCCGACGGCCGGGTCAAGGGCGTTCACTATCTGATGAAGAAGAACGCCATCACCCAGTTCGAGGGTCGGGGTGTCTTCACCGACGACCACAGCCTGACGGTGACCTACCCGGACGGCCGCACGGAGGCGGTGACTTTCGGCCACTGCATCATCGCCGCGGGCGCCACGCCCCGGCTGCTGCCCGGCACCTCCCTGTCGGACCGTGTGGTCACCTACGAGAGCCAGATCCTCAGCGAGACGCTGCCGGACAGCATCGTCATCGCGGGCGCCGGCGCCATCGGTGTGGAGTTCGCCTATGTGCTGCGCAGCTACGGCGTGGACGTCACCATCGTGGAGTTCCTCGACCGCATGGTCCCGCTGGAGGACGAGGAGATCTCCAAGGAACTGGCGAAGCACTACCGCAAGCTCGGCATCGAGGTGCTGACCGGCACGGCCGTGGAGAGCATCGACGACTCGGGCCCGCGGGTCCGGGTGACCGTGAACAAGAACGGCGAGCGCCGGACCCTGGAGACCGACAAGGTGCTCCAGGCCATCGGCTTCGCGCCGAACGTGCGGGGCTACGGCCTGGAGAACACCGGGGTCCGCCTCACCGAGCGCGGCGCCATCGACGTCGACGGCCGGTGCC
This window harbors:
- the lpdA gene encoding dihydrolipoyl dehydrogenase — its product is MSQHFDVVVLGAGPGGYTAAVRSAQLGLSTAVVEERYWGGVCLNVGCIPSKALLRNAEMVQFVTNEAKAYGISVGDNVSADFRVAHERSRKVADGRVKGVHYLMKKNAITQFEGRGVFTDDHSLTVTYPDGRTEAVTFGHCIIAAGATPRLLPGTSLSDRVVTYESQILSETLPDSIVIAGAGAIGVEFAYVLRSYGVDVTIVEFLDRMVPLEDEEISKELAKHYRKLGIEVLTGTAVESIDDSGPRVRVTVNKNGERRTLETDKVLQAIGFAPNVRGYGLENTGVRLTERGAIDVDGRCRTSVPHIFAIGDVTAKLMLAHAAESMGVVAAETIADAETMELDYTMIPRATYCQPQVASFGWTEAQARERGFDVQVAKFPFTANGKAHGLGHPVGFVKIISDATHGELLGAHLIGPEVTELLPELTLAQQWDLTVHEVARNVHAHPTLGEAVKEAIHGLAGHMINM